A single genomic interval of Spinacia oleracea cultivar Varoflay chromosome 6, BTI_SOV_V1, whole genome shotgun sequence harbors:
- the LOC110796083 gene encoding glycine-rich protein DOT1, giving the protein MKLFWVFLLLFLQINLLLIATNSFILGLQERDNIKEIEDLSDDSRLHITVVSKKGGSGGGGGGGRGGGSGGGGRGGSGRGSSGGRGGGRGRGGVPFYGAAGAAGVAGAAAAGSRGHHHRNGSNYATPQLGLTLSAVVLGLGIYLVKL; this is encoded by the exons ATGAAATTGTTTTGGGTTTTCCTGCTGCTTTTTCTGCAAATTAATCTCCTGCTAATTGCTACGAATTCCTTCATTTTAG GTTTGCAAGAACGTGATAACATTAAGGAGATTGAGGATTTGTCAGATGACAGTCGATTGCATATTACAGTAGTCAGTAAGAAAGGTGGAagtggaggtggaggtggaggggGACGTggtggtggtagtggtggtggtggtcgtGGAGGATCAGGACGTGGTAGTAGTGGAGGGCGGGGTGGTGGACGTGGACGTGGTGGTGTTCCATTTTATGGTGCAGCTGGAGCAGCGGGAGTTGCAGGAGCAGCTGCTGCTGGAAGTAGGGGCCATCACCACCGGAATGGATCAAATTATGCAACTCCACAGCTTGGGTTAACTCTGTCTGCAGTTGTATTAGGACTTGGAATCTATCTTGTTAAATTGTGA
- the LOC110796062 gene encoding uncharacterized mitochondrial protein AtMg00810-like, with protein sequence MGTCKPSPTPVDTNAKLSADSGPHVADPTQYCSLAGALQHLTFTRPDIAYAVQHVCIFMHDPREPQLYALKRILRYIQGTIDHRLHLYPTSTLRLITYNDADWGGCPDTRCSTSGYCCFLGDNIISWFFKSQPTLSRSSAEAEYRGVENVVAEVCWLRNLLLELHCPLRQATIVYCDNVSAIYLSSNPIQH encoded by the coding sequence ATGGGGACTTGTAAGCCTTCCCCCACTCCTGTTGACACTAATGCAAAGCTTAGTGCAGATTCAGGTCCTCATGTGGCTGACCCAACTCAGTACTGTAGTCTGGCAGGTGCTCTACAGCACCTTACATTTACTCGCCCTGACATTGCCTATGCGGTTCAACATGTGtgtatttttatgcatgatcCACGGGAGCCTCAGTTGTATGCATTAAAGCGCATCCTACGCTATATTCAGGGCACCATTGATCACAGATTACATTTATATCCTACATCTACTTTGCGCTTGATTACATATAATGATGCAGATTGGGGTGGGTGTCCTGACACTCGCTGTTCGACTTCAGGATATTGTTGTTTCTTAGGTGACAATATTATTTCTTGGTTTTTTAAGTCTCAGCCTACTCTTTCTAGATCAAGTGCAGAGGCAGAATATAGAGGCGTAGAAAACGTCGTTGCAGAGGTGTGTTGGCTGCGTAACCTTCTTCTGGAGTTACATTGCCCTCTACGTCAGGCCACCATTGTTTATTGCGATAATGTCAGTGCTATTTATTTATCCAGCAACCCCATCCAACATTAG